AGCCATGAGCACGCTGGTATGGCAGTCCCTGGGCTGGGCGTTGTTGCACCTGTTGTGGCAGGGAACCCTGGTGGCCGTGGCCCTCGCGGTGGCGCTCCAGGTGGTGGATCGCCGCGCGGCCTCGCCGCGCTACCTGCTGGCCTGTGGCGCGCTGGCCCTCATGCTCGTGCTGCCCGTGCTCACCGGCTGGCACCACGTCCTCACCCATCCGCGCACCGGCTCCGCACCGGAAGCCACCGCGCTGGCGGGTCCCTCCGAGCCACGTCCCCTCCCCACGTCCGCTGCCGCCGCGACGAGCCCCCACGCGACAGGCGACACCGGACTCGCCTCGGTGATGGGGCGAGCCCGCTCCGTGGTGGGTGGGAACCTGCACGGGCTGGTGCTGGCCTGGGGGCTGGGGGTGGTGTTGTCCTCGCTCCGGCTGCTGTCCGGGTGGCTGAGGCTGCGCCGACTGGTGCGCGAGGCCGAGCCCGCCCCCGTCGAGTGGCAGGAGGCCCTGGAGCGGCTGGCGCGGCAGCTCGGAATGACGCGGCCGGTGCGGCTGCTGCGCTCGGCGGCGATCGACGTGCCCGCGACCCTGGGCTGGTTGCGGCCGGTGGTGCTGCTGCCCGTGACGGTGCTCACGGGGTTGTCGCCACGCCAGCTCGAGATGGTGCTCGCGCACGAGCTGGCCCACATCCGCCGCCATGACTTCGCGGTGAACCTGGTGCAGACGTTGGTGGAGACGCTCTTCTTCTACCACCCGGCGGTGTGGTGGATGTCGCGCGTCATCCGCGCCGAGCGCGAGAACTGCTGCGATGACATCGCCGTGGGCACCAGTGGCAACGCGGTCTCGTATGCCCGGGCCCTCACGGCGCTGGAGGCCCTGCGCGAGCTGCCCGTGTCGGGTCCGGCGATGTCCGCCCTGGGCGGCTCGCTCACGGCGCGCGTGCGCCGGCTGGTGGGCCGGCCCGCCACGCGGTGCGCGTCGCGCTGGGAGGCGGGCGCCCTGCTGCTCACGCTGATGAGCGGCCTGGCCGTGGCCGCCCCCCTGGTCGC
Above is a window of Cystobacter fuscus DNA encoding:
- a CDS encoding M56 family metallopeptidase, with the translated sequence MSTLVWQSLGWALLHLLWQGTLVAVALAVALQVVDRRAASPRYLLACGALALMLVLPVLTGWHHVLTHPRTGSAPEATALAGPSEPRPLPTSAAAATSPHATGDTGLASVMGRARSVVGGNLHGLVLAWGLGVVLSSLRLLSGWLRLRRLVREAEPAPVEWQEALERLARQLGMTRPVRLLRSAAIDVPATLGWLRPVVLLPVTVLTGLSPRQLEMVLAHELAHIRRHDFAVNLVQTLVETLFFYHPAVWWMSRVIRAERENCCDDIAVGTSGNAVSYARALTALEALRELPVSGPAMSALGGSLTARVRRLVGRPATRCASRWEAGALLLTLMSGLAVAAPLVALALPASPPLQAHANPPMEVALAVAPAPAAPAQPPAPLASGSVPIPVPQPSAPAGIAGKPAPKAQAKEPLRLGLKGPFTVDQLVELKTAGVSMEQKRQWEALGYTPTVEELVQLGHANATPEYMKEMTDALGDKPTLEELAQMRFLGVSARKVKALAAAGHRALSVDQVTQAAALGMDEEFLQEMREAGQGSLTFDQLIQFQALGVKGPYIQALKDMGYDKLSADELGQFKALGVSPEYLRELREAGLDKLDPEAVVKLRALGVDASDLRKLRDEGLDKLSVDELIRLRSSGVDADFIRELREEP